In a single window of the Natronorubrum halophilum genome:
- the bioB gene encoding biotin synthase BioB: MVYETNNETVDDALERVLAGERLDRTDGLALLAQPVEPLAEAGAAVRDRFGDGTVDACSIVNAKAGNCAEDCGFCAQSVHFDTGIDTYDFLGPEKVLEAAKRAERDGAQRFGIVVAEKGVSKENRPEEWEEVLESVRLVRDECDLEVDASLGILTEEEAAILAAEGINHYNHNIETSPNYFPEVVGSHSFADRVKTLETAKAAGMDLCAGVILGMGESPTDRVDAAIALQDIGISSLPVNVLNPVAGTPMAERGGNITTEEIVKTVAVYKLLHPESRVRLTGGREVNLDPDEQHLPLEAGADGLLTGDYLTTEGQSPGEDLEIVERAGLEPNRETNEFDPEEVKARYGDSAESSTETTANTGAEPSDD; the protein is encoded by the coding sequence GTGGTTTACGAGACGAACAACGAGACGGTCGACGACGCACTCGAGCGGGTGCTGGCCGGCGAGCGACTCGATCGGACGGACGGGCTCGCGTTGCTGGCCCAGCCGGTCGAACCGCTCGCGGAGGCCGGTGCGGCCGTGCGCGATCGCTTCGGCGACGGCACGGTCGACGCCTGCTCGATCGTCAACGCGAAGGCGGGCAACTGCGCCGAGGACTGTGGCTTCTGTGCGCAGTCGGTCCACTTCGACACCGGCATCGACACCTACGATTTCCTCGGTCCGGAGAAGGTTCTCGAGGCCGCCAAACGCGCCGAACGCGACGGTGCCCAGCGCTTCGGGATCGTCGTCGCGGAGAAGGGCGTCTCGAAGGAGAATCGCCCCGAAGAGTGGGAAGAGGTCCTCGAGTCCGTGCGACTCGTCAGGGACGAATGCGACCTCGAGGTCGACGCCTCCCTCGGCATTCTCACCGAGGAGGAGGCCGCGATCCTCGCGGCGGAGGGAATCAACCACTACAATCACAACATCGAGACCTCGCCGAACTACTTCCCCGAGGTCGTCGGCTCCCACAGCTTCGCGGATCGAGTGAAGACCCTCGAGACCGCCAAGGCGGCCGGGATGGACCTCTGTGCCGGCGTTATCCTCGGCATGGGAGAGTCGCCGACCGACCGCGTCGACGCCGCCATCGCGTTACAGGATATCGGCATCTCCTCGCTCCCGGTCAACGTACTGAACCCGGTCGCGGGGACGCCGATGGCCGAGCGGGGCGGGAACATCACGACCGAGGAGATCGTCAAGACGGTCGCGGTGTACAAACTGCTCCACCCCGAATCGCGGGTGCGACTCACCGGCGGCCGCGAGGTCAACTTAGACCCCGACGAGCAACACCTGCCGCTCGAGGCGGGTGCGGACGGCCTCCTCACCGGCGATTACCTCACGACCGAGGGCCAGTCGCCCGGCGAGGACTTAGAGATCGTCGAACGCGCGGGGCTCGAGCCGAACCGGGAGACCAACGAGTTCGATCCCGAGGAGGTCAAGGCTCGCTACGGCGACTCTGCGGAGTCGTCGACCGAAACGACGGCGAATACGGGCGCGGAACCGAGCGACGACTGA
- a CDS encoding transcriptional regulator, which produces MDDITFAVVGTGGIGRRTLEVSQHKDALTPVAACDRHGIAIDSDGLDVDELLAATEGNIDSEPRDGDVATDGGTGTATDESEGGVKQHGEDRGVVASSQARPSEDSIRDVIDRGDEIDAVLLALPNYEHDFIPRVADRFLEGGYSGVMVDVLKRSRVIDMLDDRGEAFEHARITFICGAGATPGLLTGAAALAAQSFVEVTDVEIRWGVGLKSGYADNRGTVREDIAHLPEYDIETARDLSESEIESIIDDHDGVIEFEDMEHADDVLLERAGVCDAEDVSVGGILDVERDTKPTTTTVSVTGTTFDGETATNTFQLGDETSMEANVNGPALGYLKTGVRRNRAGEYGVFGPAELMPGF; this is translated from the coding sequence ATGGACGACATAACGTTTGCAGTAGTTGGAACCGGTGGTATCGGCCGACGAACGCTCGAAGTGAGCCAGCACAAAGACGCCCTGACGCCCGTCGCGGCGTGTGACCGACACGGCATCGCGATCGATTCCGACGGCCTCGACGTCGACGAACTGCTCGCGGCGACGGAGGGGAATATCGACAGCGAACCGCGAGACGGCGACGTTGCGACCGACGGTGGAACGGGCACAGCAACCGACGAGAGTGAAGGCGGCGTCAAACAACACGGCGAGGACAGGGGCGTCGTCGCCTCGAGTCAGGCCCGTCCCAGCGAGGATTCCATTCGGGACGTCATCGACCGCGGCGACGAGATCGACGCCGTGTTGCTCGCGTTGCCGAACTACGAACACGACTTCATCCCGCGCGTCGCCGATCGCTTCCTCGAGGGTGGCTACTCGGGAGTTATGGTCGACGTTCTCAAACGCTCGCGCGTGATCGACATGCTCGACGACCGCGGCGAGGCGTTCGAACATGCCAGGATCACCTTCATCTGCGGCGCGGGCGCGACGCCCGGGCTGTTGACCGGTGCGGCGGCGCTCGCCGCCCAGTCGTTCGTCGAGGTCACCGACGTCGAGATCCGGTGGGGCGTCGGGCTCAAGTCCGGCTACGCGGACAACCGCGGTACCGTCCGCGAGGACATCGCCCATCTTCCCGAATACGATATCGAAACGGCTCGCGACCTCTCCGAGTCCGAGATCGAATCGATCATCGACGACCACGACGGCGTTATCGAGTTCGAGGACATGGAACACGCCGACGACGTCCTACTCGAGCGCGCCGGCGTCTGCGACGCCGAGGACGTCAGCGTCGGCGGAATCCTCGACGTCGAGCGCGATACAAAGCCGACGACGACCACCGTCAGCGTGACGGGGACGACGTTCGACGGCGAGACGGCGACGAACACCTTCCAACTCGGCGACGAGACGAGCATGGAGGCGAACGTCAATGGTCCGGCGCTCGGCTACCTGAAGACCGGTGTTCGTCGCAACCGCGCCGGCGAGTACGGCGTCTTCGGACCCGCTGAACTGATGCCGGGGTTCTGA
- a CDS encoding aminotransferase class I/II-fold pyridoxal phosphate-dependent enzyme: protein MEDRGFDLEERVDALEESTLKRSLSPVDRVAERGYFAPPPGSELPVLSADEALVFAANNYLGLTDDQRVQDAARQATATVGTGAGASRLVTGDTMVHQDLERLLAETKGTERALSFSSGYAANVGTITALEPDVIFSDEYNHASIVDGCRLTAAETVVYDHCDATSLRSKLAARAESAAASDESWLIVTDSVFSMDGTVAPLTEICEAAEEFGAWLMVDEAHATGLYANGGGVVQAEGLEDRVQIQMGTLSKALASQGGYVAGSDELIECLVNDARSFVFSTGLAPPAAAAASEALHIARHSDVRERLWQNVAHLRDGLETMGFDVLGDSQILPVLVGDRDDAVALADGLRIRDIVAPAIRPPTVPEGTNRIRVAPLATHDQDDIVTCLEAFKDAGEDVGLL, encoded by the coding sequence ATGGAAGACCGCGGGTTCGACCTCGAGGAGCGAGTCGACGCGCTCGAGGAATCCACGCTGAAACGATCGCTATCACCCGTCGACCGGGTCGCCGAGCGGGGTTACTTCGCCCCACCGCCGGGGAGCGAGCTACCGGTTCTCAGCGCGGACGAGGCGCTGGTGTTCGCCGCGAACAACTACCTCGGCTTGACCGACGACCAGCGGGTGCAGGACGCGGCCCGACAGGCTACCGCGACCGTCGGCACGGGTGCCGGTGCGAGCCGGCTCGTGACCGGTGATACGATGGTCCACCAGGACCTCGAACGGCTGCTCGCCGAAACGAAAGGAACCGAACGTGCGCTCTCCTTTTCGTCGGGGTACGCCGCGAACGTCGGGACGATCACGGCGCTCGAGCCGGACGTCATCTTCTCCGACGAGTACAACCACGCGAGTATCGTCGACGGCTGTCGGCTGACGGCCGCCGAAACGGTCGTCTACGACCACTGTGATGCCACGAGCCTGCGGTCGAAGCTGGCCGCCCGAGCCGAGAGCGCGGCGGCGAGCGACGAGTCCTGGCTGATCGTCACCGACTCCGTGTTCAGCATGGACGGCACCGTCGCGCCCCTGACCGAGATCTGCGAGGCCGCCGAGGAGTTCGGCGCGTGGCTGATGGTCGACGAAGCCCACGCCACCGGCCTCTACGCGAACGGCGGCGGCGTCGTCCAGGCGGAGGGGCTCGAGGATCGCGTCCAGATCCAGATGGGGACCCTCTCGAAGGCGCTGGCGAGTCAGGGCGGATACGTCGCGGGCAGCGACGAACTGATCGAGTGTCTGGTAAACGACGCCCGCTCGTTCGTCTTCTCGACCGGTCTCGCGCCGCCGGCCGCCGCGGCCGCGAGCGAGGCCCTTCACATCGCCCGCCACAGCGACGTCCGAGAACGGCTCTGGCAGAACGTCGCTCACCTCCGGGACGGCCTCGAGACGATGGGCTTTGACGTCCTCGGAGACTCCCAGATCCTCCCCGTGCTCGTCGGCGATCGAGACGACGCGGTCGCCCTCGCCGACGGACTCCGGATACGGGATATCGTCGCGCCGGCGATCCGACCGCCGACGGTGCCCGAGGGAACCAACCGAATCCGCGTCGCCCCGCTGGCCACGCACGATCAGGACGACATCGTCACCTGTCTCGAGGCGTTCAAAGACGCCGGCGAGGACGTCGGACTATTGTGA
- the bioD gene encoding dethiobiotin synthase: MTAPLAIVGTDTGVGKTVVTAGLTRDLRERGFDARAIKPAQTGYPPDDDAEFVADACDDPDAATCPRYLEPTLAPRVAAVEAGEALSYDSIRTACAEAIAETEVPIVEGIGGLRVPLAGDREVIDLVADLEATAVVVTRSGLGTLNHTALSVEALESRGVDIAGLVCNEYAGATVAERTNPDELERMTGYDVETVPPLEGETPRALAAGVTAALSASFLDRLVPEER, from the coding sequence ATGACCGCCCCACTCGCAATCGTCGGCACCGATACCGGCGTCGGCAAGACCGTCGTCACCGCGGGGCTCACCCGCGACCTCCGCGAGCGAGGGTTCGACGCGCGGGCGATCAAACCCGCCCAGACCGGCTACCCGCCGGACGACGACGCGGAGTTCGTCGCCGACGCCTGTGACGACCCGGACGCCGCGACCTGTCCCCGGTACCTCGAGCCGACGCTCGCCCCGCGCGTCGCCGCGGTAGAAGCCGGCGAAGCGCTCTCCTACGACTCGATCCGCACGGCGTGTGCCGAAGCGATCGCCGAGACTGAGGTCCCGATCGTCGAGGGAATCGGCGGCCTCCGCGTTCCGCTGGCCGGCGACCGCGAAGTAATCGACCTCGTCGCCGACCTCGAGGCGACCGCGGTCGTCGTCACCCGATCGGGACTCGGCACGCTGAACCACACCGCGCTCTCGGTCGAAGCACTCGAGTCCCGCGGCGTCGATATCGCGGGACTCGTCTGCAACGAGTACGCGGGCGCGACGGTCGCCGAGCGGACCAACCCCGACGAACTCGAGCGCATGACCGGCTACGACGTCGAGACGGTGCCGCCGCTCGAGGGCGAGACGCCGCGCGCGCTGGCTGCCGGCGTGACGGCCGCGCTCTCGGCTTCGTTTTTGGACCGACTCGTACCGGAAGAACGCTGA
- a CDS encoding replication factor C large subunit, whose amino-acid sequence MSDWTETYRPTTLSEVRGNNKARDSLEEWAETWDDHRKAVIVHGSPGVGKTSAAHALANDMGWPVMELNASDSRGADVIERIAGEAAKSGTLTAGGAGRRLVILDEADNFHGNADYGGSREVTRVVKNANQPIVLVANEFYDMSQSLRNSCETIEFRDVSKRSIVPVLRDICRREGVEFEEDALEKIAESTSGDLRSAVNDLQAVAEEAERLTVEDVVTGERDTTEGIFDFLDALIKEEDAEGALRASYDVDENPDEMLNWIEDNVPKDYEGAELADAYEYLSNADRWLGRVRATQNYSYWRYATDNMTAGVAASRREPKGGWTRYGPPSYWSKLGRTKGTRNTRDGIAERIAEREGTSVATARREILPFLSAMTYHCKNRDLTVRMAAVYELDEGDVSFVTGSGKDTNKVQSIVANAEELLEAETVEHSGSAFFDAGDSGADDDPTGNGDTDADSSDETSDDADGQETLTAATGAAEDGTPSESDSTTDADESDDGQSGLSDFM is encoded by the coding sequence ATGAGCGACTGGACCGAGACGTACCGCCCGACGACGCTGTCGGAGGTGCGAGGGAACAACAAGGCCCGCGACAGCCTCGAGGAGTGGGCGGAGACCTGGGACGACCACCGAAAGGCGGTGATCGTCCACGGCAGCCCTGGCGTCGGCAAGACCTCCGCCGCCCACGCGCTGGCCAACGACATGGGCTGGCCCGTGATGGAACTCAACGCCAGCGACAGCCGCGGGGCCGACGTGATCGAGCGCATCGCCGGCGAAGCTGCAAAGAGCGGCACGCTGACCGCGGGCGGGGCCGGCCGCCGACTCGTGATTCTGGACGAGGCCGACAACTTCCACGGCAACGCCGACTACGGCGGCTCGCGGGAGGTGACTCGAGTCGTCAAAAACGCCAATCAACCGATCGTCCTCGTGGCCAACGAGTTCTACGACATGAGCCAGTCCCTGCGCAACTCCTGTGAGACGATCGAGTTTCGGGACGTCTCGAAGCGTTCCATCGTTCCCGTGCTACGGGACATCTGCCGGCGCGAGGGGGTCGAGTTCGAGGAGGACGCGCTCGAGAAGATCGCCGAGAGCACGAGCGGCGACCTGCGCTCGGCGGTCAACGACCTGCAGGCGGTCGCCGAGGAGGCCGAACGGCTGACCGTCGAGGACGTCGTCACGGGCGAACGAGACACCACCGAGGGGATCTTCGACTTCCTCGACGCGCTGATCAAGGAGGAGGACGCCGAAGGGGCGCTGCGAGCCTCCTACGACGTCGACGAGAACCCCGACGAGATGCTCAACTGGATCGAGGACAACGTCCCGAAGGATTACGAGGGGGCGGAGCTGGCCGACGCCTACGAGTACCTCTCGAACGCCGACCGCTGGCTCGGCCGGGTGCGCGCCACGCAGAACTACTCCTACTGGCGGTACGCGACGGACAACATGACCGCCGGCGTCGCCGCCTCCCGCCGCGAGCCGAAGGGCGGCTGGACGCGCTACGGGCCGCCGAGTTACTGGTCCAAACTCGGCCGCACGAAAGGCACTCGGAACACTCGAGACGGCATCGCGGAACGGATCGCCGAGCGCGAGGGAACGAGCGTCGCGACCGCCCGCCGGGAGATCTTACCGTTCCTCTCTGCCATGACCTACCACTGCAAGAACCGCGACCTCACCGTCCGAATGGCCGCCGTCTACGAACTCGACGAGGGCGACGTCTCCTTCGTCACCGGCAGCGGCAAAGACACCAACAAGGTCCAGTCGATCGTCGCGAACGCCGAGGAACTGCTCGAGGCGGAAACGGTCGAACACTCGGGTTCGGCCTTCTTCGACGCCGGCGACTCGGGCGCCGATGACGATCCGACCGGCAACGGCGACACCGACGCGGACTCGAGCGATGAGACGAGCGACGACGCGGACGGGCAGGAGACGCTCACCGCGGCGACCGGGGCAGCGGAGGACGGGACGCCGTCCGAATCGGACTCGACGACCGACGCCGACGAATCGGACGACGGGCAGTCGGGACTGAGCGACTTCATGTGA
- a CDS encoding competence/damage-inducible protein A: MNVAIVTVGDELLAGSTTNTNASWLAARIDDRGSTVVRILTIPDDRELIADYVSRWADEFDAVIVTGGIGGTPDDITVEAVADGLERDLVVHERIRDELLEKATAFREDNPDLVDEYELNLDIDAAASIPEGATPIVTDAGWAPGCIVDNVYVFAGIPDEMQAMFEAVAGEFEGDAVARTLFTPAPEGALHDALEGVTEAFDVAVGSYPRSEGRPGRIRVRGTNEAVVEDAMAWLRARIETTEPPAADD, from the coding sequence ATGAACGTCGCAATCGTCACCGTCGGCGACGAGCTACTGGCCGGCTCGACGACGAACACGAACGCCTCGTGGTTGGCGGCGCGAATCGACGATCGAGGAAGCACCGTCGTGCGAATCCTGACGATTCCCGACGACCGCGAGCTCATCGCCGACTACGTGTCGCGCTGGGCCGACGAGTTCGACGCCGTCATCGTCACCGGCGGCATCGGCGGCACTCCCGACGACATTACCGTCGAAGCCGTCGCCGACGGGCTCGAGCGCGACCTCGTCGTCCACGAACGGATCAGAGACGAACTGCTCGAGAAGGCGACGGCCTTCCGCGAGGACAATCCGGATCTGGTCGACGAGTACGAACTGAACCTCGATATCGACGCCGCGGCGTCGATCCCCGAGGGCGCGACGCCGATCGTCACCGATGCGGGATGGGCACCGGGCTGTATCGTCGACAACGTCTACGTCTTCGCCGGCATCCCCGACGAAATGCAGGCCATGTTCGAGGCGGTAGCCGGCGAGTTCGAGGGCGACGCCGTCGCGCGGACGCTCTTCACGCCGGCTCCCGAGGGGGCGCTCCACGACGCGCTCGAGGGGGTCACCGAGGCGTTCGACGTCGCCGTCGGCAGCTATCCGCGCAGCGAGGGGCGTCCGGGTCGCATCCGCGTTCGAGGAACGAACGAAGCGGTCGTCGAGGACGCGATGGCGTGGCTCCGGGCGCGGATCGAGACGACCGAGCCGCCGGCGGCCGACGATTGA